In Deinococcus roseus, the following proteins share a genomic window:
- a CDS encoding EAL domain-containing protein — MPDLNPSNVRTPKRLLEEARLFADEDDEKAAALFEQAAVRARLYRDQETLADALNGMAKLEHKRGDSHSALFHLQEAREIRHMLGDLRGEAGLLCNIGSLYTDLGNFNTALDYLLQAETIAGGNGDVLSASISTNLARVYDDLNDLTSAEQNYQKALQIVRSIGHPMGEAILSTNYGEFQLRRGRLDQAEQLLCAALDLTARKSFIAAEALRHLGVLYRQRGAVQEALVAFHDAINLARTSEDLDILVEVLINEAETHLQEQHLTLAADVLFEAEELARGSSRKRALARILALSSQVQEQEGRIAQALQTARESHQLESQVLKAEAEQRTRQLATQHELERARTELDQQRSRYETERLAKEKMERESSERLKELERKALYDALTGLPNRLLLADRFRVALEHASRTGTRLALGVLDLNKFKTINDTLGHHVGDELLIEVARRLEPILRAEDTVARTGGDEFVFLIRSITDTEAVLAVARRIMQAFEPMFHLYQHHLHVGPSIGFAEFPEDALTYQDLFEKADKAMYEAKAKGSGFELHGMQSSDRMAPITLEAALHQALRNAEMDVVYQPYCTAEGQPRGAEALLRWHHPVFGNVSPLEFLPIAESTGLSVPIGTWVLHKACQEAAHWPGRTLSVNVSSRQFSHPELSVVVQQALEASGLSPSLLQLEIKEELLARQLERSQSRLTVLEDLGVRLFIDDFGEGFTSFTALKNHPIHGVKLHRALIQNLNPERKGSKDEALLASVVQMAQALELEVIAKGVETQYQWEFLTRLGVTALQGFLFSRPLGAAEMAGQF, encoded by the coding sequence ATGCCTGACCTCAACCCCTCCAATGTCAGAACCCCCAAACGCCTGCTGGAAGAAGCCCGGCTTTTTGCAGATGAGGACGACGAAAAGGCTGCAGCCCTGTTTGAACAGGCCGCTGTGCGGGCCAGGCTGTACCGCGATCAGGAGACCCTGGCAGATGCCCTCAATGGCATGGCCAAACTGGAACACAAACGCGGAGACAGCCATTCTGCGCTTTTTCATTTGCAGGAGGCCCGCGAAATCCGTCACATGCTGGGAGATTTGCGTGGAGAGGCTGGACTGCTCTGCAACATTGGCTCCCTGTACACCGACCTGGGAAACTTCAACACAGCCCTGGATTACCTGTTGCAAGCAGAAACCATTGCAGGAGGAAATGGAGATGTGCTTTCGGCCAGCATCTCCACCAACCTGGCCCGGGTTTACGATGACCTGAATGACCTGACCAGTGCAGAGCAGAATTACCAGAAGGCCCTGCAGATTGTGCGCAGCATCGGACACCCCATGGGAGAGGCCATCCTCAGCACCAACTATGGAGAGTTTCAGCTCAGGCGGGGCAGGCTTGATCAGGCCGAACAGCTGCTGTGTGCCGCACTGGACCTCACGGCCAGAAAGAGCTTCATTGCTGCCGAAGCCCTGAGGCACCTGGGGGTGCTGTACCGCCAGCGTGGAGCCGTGCAGGAGGCCCTGGTGGCTTTTCATGATGCCATCAATCTGGCCCGCACCAGCGAGGACCTGGACATCCTGGTGGAGGTGCTGATCAATGAAGCCGAAACCCACCTGCAGGAACAGCACCTCACCCTGGCCGCCGATGTGCTCTTTGAAGCCGAAGAACTGGCACGGGGCAGCAGCAGAAAGCGGGCCCTCGCCAGGATTCTGGCCCTGTCCTCACAGGTGCAGGAGCAAGAAGGGCGCATTGCCCAGGCCCTGCAAACGGCCCGGGAATCCCACCAGCTGGAATCCCAGGTCCTGAAAGCCGAAGCAGAGCAGCGCACCCGTCAGCTTGCCACCCAGCATGAACTGGAACGGGCCAGAACCGAACTGGACCAGCAGCGCAGCCGTTACGAAACCGAACGCCTCGCCAAGGAAAAGATGGAACGGGAATCTTCAGAGCGCCTGAAGGAACTGGAACGCAAAGCGCTTTACGATGCCCTGACCGGACTGCCCAACCGCCTGCTGCTGGCCGACCGTTTCCGGGTGGCCCTGGAACACGCCTCCCGCACCGGAACGCGTCTGGCCCTGGGGGTGCTGGACCTCAACAAATTCAAGACCATCAACGACACCCTGGGGCACCATGTCGGGGATGAACTGCTGATCGAGGTGGCGAGGCGTCTGGAACCCATCTTGCGGGCAGAAGACACCGTGGCCCGCACCGGGGGAGACGAATTTGTCTTCCTGATCCGTTCCATCACCGACACCGAAGCCGTGCTGGCGGTGGCCCGGCGCATCATGCAGGCCTTTGAGCCGATGTTCCACCTGTACCAGCACCACCTGCATGTGGGACCCAGCATTGGGTTTGCGGAGTTTCCAGAAGACGCCCTGACCTACCAGGACCTCTTTGAAAAAGCCGACAAAGCCATGTACGAGGCCAAGGCCAAGGGCAGCGGGTTTGAATTGCACGGCATGCAATCCTCGGACCGCATGGCCCCCATCACCCTGGAAGCGGCCCTGCACCAGGCCCTCAGAAACGCAGAAATGGACGTGGTGTACCAGCCTTACTGCACTGCAGAAGGCCAGCCCAGAGGCGCAGAAGCGCTGCTCAGGTGGCACCATCCGGTGTTCGGGAATGTCTCCCCGCTGGAATTCCTGCCCATTGCGGAAAGCACAGGCCTGAGTGTGCCCATCGGAACCTGGGTGCTGCACAAAGCCTGCCAGGAAGCCGCCCATTGGCCTGGACGCACCCTCAGTGTGAATGTCTCCTCCCGGCAGTTCTCGCACCCGGAACTGTCTGTGGTGGTGCAGCAGGCCCTGGAAGCCAGTGGCCTCTCGCCGTCCCTCCTGCAACTGGAAATCAAGGAAGAACTGCTGGCCCGCCAGCTGGAACGCTCCCAGAGCCGCCTGACCGTGCTGGAAGACCTGGGGGTGCGCCTGTTCATCGATGACTTTGGGGAAGGGTTCACCAGCTTTACGGCCCTCAAAAACCATCCCATTCATGGGGTCAAGCTCCACCGTGCCCTGATTCAGAACCTGAACCCGGAGCGCAAGGGCAGCAAAGACGAAGCCTTGCTGGCCTCCGTGGTCCAGATGGCGCAGGCCCTGGAGCTGGAAGTGATCGCCAAGGGTGTGGAAACCCAGTACCAGTGGGAATTCCTGACCCGACTTGGGGTCACTGCACTGCAGGGTTTTCTGTTCTCCAGACCTCTGGGGGCAGCAGAGATGGCGGGGCAGTTTTAA
- the ruvX gene encoding Holliday junction resolvase RuvX produces the protein MADTPANPDTTYLALDASPKRIGFAVSYGRLAFGRGYLHRQKLQNDVAAVQAKMQQEEATEVVMGLPLRTDGLPSKQAQRVRALGHALRQAGVTVHYQDERFTTISADEDLKGRFRAKGELDEASAVRILQLFLED, from the coding sequence ATGGCCGACACCCCTGCAAACCCCGACACCACCTACCTGGCTTTGGATGCCAGTCCAAAACGCATTGGTTTTGCGGTCAGCTATGGACGGCTGGCTTTTGGCCGGGGCTACCTGCACCGCCAGAAACTGCAAAACGATGTGGCTGCCGTTCAGGCCAAAATGCAGCAGGAGGAGGCCACCGAAGTGGTGATGGGGTTGCCCCTGCGCACCGATGGTCTGCCCAGCAAGCAGGCCCAGAGGGTTCGCGCGCTGGGACACGCCCTGCGTCAGGCTGGCGTGACGGTGCACTACCAGGACGAGCGCTTCACCACCATCAGCGCAGACGAGGACCTGAAAGGCCGTTTCCGGGCCAAGGGTGAACTTGATGAGGCCAGTGCTGTGCGCATCCTGCAACTCTTTCTGGAAGATTGA
- a CDS encoding GNAT family N-acetyltransferase: protein MSDLQITIKNNTEVQHYEALVNGEVVGFAEYRPLEHAVMFTHTEVNSSMEGKGVGSTLVRQALEETRASGKWVIPMCPFVVAFIRRHPEYLDAVKPQDRGIFGI, encoded by the coding sequence ATGTCTGATTTGCAGATCACCATCAAGAACAACACAGAAGTGCAGCATTACGAGGCCCTGGTCAATGGAGAAGTGGTCGGTTTTGCCGAATACCGCCCGCTGGAACATGCGGTGATGTTCACGCACACCGAGGTGAATTCCAGCATGGAAGGCAAGGGTGTGGGAAGCACCCTGGTCCGTCAGGCCCTGGAAGAGACCCGCGCATCTGGCAAATGGGTGATTCCCATGTGTCCTTTCGTGGTGGCTTTCATTCGCAGGCACCCGGAGTACCTGGATGCGGTCAAGCCACAGGACCGTGGGATTTTTGGGATCTGA
- a CDS encoding adenosylcobalamin-dependent ribonucleoside-diphosphate reductase, producing the protein MTQLENRTLSQFDDNAQHIAKRQYMQPGDQNIAGMFERIARWVASAEPVEAREKWTQVYFDLMAEKKFCPGGRVLAGAGTQHGNVLNCFVQGATEHDPSSFEGVMEVARKLALVTKVGGGNGVNLDVYTPRGVNTRSDQGVRGWTYMSATHADVQDFIEGMMRPPTQPDGEKQPMAIRNWTRVIYGTSIPMDLITLARQNGVAVVRSLPEGVLPVQDDMGSIVDAARAVAETAKVGIEPRIDLTPLRAEGSPIKGSGGTSSGPVSFLVELFDNFLEWANLGAENSGPINTLRYCYAPVLRVVRQGGTRRGAGMATISIEHPDVLDFLTAKDLDREAAEGDISTFNISILVSNRFWDVLQAGGLWEIAAQEVPGKYYIQPLHEKYEGKYAELPVRDIDGAKGVPYYDGGIPAQWIWDQIAEHAWSTGEPGLIFVDRINEFSALKDLGDRYQIKSTNPCGEIPLTVGEPCDLGAINLAAYVKNSSFDFAEFRQDVRKCVRFLDDVLDVNVFALEDNRVASQTLRRLGLGVMGLADALIKMGLRYDNEAGREAIYEIMSVLREESIAESERLGADRGYYAISQDPQHKGKIPHAPRRNVAVLTVAPTGTTSMLMGVSSGIEPVFSPFIWRKIGSEYKALLHPLFVELLETYPAAPAFEKNGKWDWDRITDAVSNNHGSLQGLDFIPEALRQVFVCAHDIKPVEHVRMQGTVQRAFDAEGYAGNSLSKTINLPNEATVQDVQDAYNEAFVTGCKGITVYRDGSRQFQVLSTSKTTKKKETESTETPVAAAEGREPRAEGEKTQAPAAPVFVPGKPVFDRPSRLEGITDMVKLTDPSTGHRRSFLVTINHTQGKPVEVIVTSGRAGDEANADSEALGRVVSIALQYGVPAGALVKTLRGINGGLYGSYNGRLVGSKADLVAVALETFNKPTQKIEVAQIQGASTDADVSTGETLIAHSGDAVQTGTSVCPVCDSKALVREEGCVKCQACGYSKCG; encoded by the coding sequence ATGACCCAACTTGAGAACCGCACCCTCAGCCAATTCGACGACAACGCCCAGCACATCGCAAAACGCCAGTACATGCAGCCCGGAGACCAGAACATCGCCGGGATGTTCGAGCGGATTGCCAGGTGGGTGGCCAGTGCAGAGCCTGTCGAGGCCCGGGAAAAGTGGACTCAGGTGTATTTTGACCTCATGGCAGAGAAAAAATTCTGCCCCGGAGGAAGGGTGCTGGCCGGAGCAGGCACCCAGCACGGCAACGTGCTGAACTGCTTCGTGCAGGGAGCCACCGAGCACGACCCCTCCAGCTTTGAAGGCGTGATGGAAGTCGCCAGAAAACTCGCCCTGGTGACCAAGGTGGGCGGCGGCAACGGGGTGAACCTGGACGTGTACACCCCCAGAGGCGTGAACACCCGCTCTGATCAGGGCGTGCGGGGCTGGACCTACATGAGCGCCACCCACGCAGATGTGCAGGACTTCATTGAAGGCATGATGCGTCCGCCCACCCAGCCAGACGGTGAAAAACAACCCATGGCGATCCGCAACTGGACCCGCGTGATTTACGGGACCAGCATCCCCATGGACCTGATCACCCTGGCCCGCCAGAACGGGGTCGCTGTGGTGCGCAGCCTGCCCGAAGGCGTGCTGCCAGTTCAAGACGACATGGGAAGCATTGTGGACGCTGCCAGGGCCGTTGCAGAGACCGCCAAGGTGGGCATCGAACCCCGCATTGACCTGACCCCCTTGCGTGCAGAAGGCAGTCCCATCAAAGGCTCCGGGGGCACCTCCTCCGGTCCGGTGAGCTTCCTGGTGGAACTGTTTGACAACTTCCTGGAGTGGGCCAATCTTGGTGCAGAGAACTCTGGACCCATCAACACCCTGCGTTACTGCTATGCGCCTGTTTTGCGTGTGGTGCGACAAGGAGGAACGAGAAGGGGCGCTGGGATGGCCACCATTTCCATTGAGCACCCCGATGTGCTGGACTTCCTGACCGCCAAGGACCTGGACCGGGAAGCTGCAGAAGGCGACATCAGCACCTTCAACATCTCCATTCTGGTCAGCAACCGCTTCTGGGACGTGCTGCAGGCTGGAGGCCTCTGGGAGATTGCGGCCCAGGAGGTGCCCGGAAAATACTACATCCAGCCCCTCCACGAGAAATACGAAGGCAAATACGCCGAGCTTCCCGTGCGGGACATCGATGGGGCCAAAGGCGTGCCCTATTACGATGGCGGCATCCCTGCCCAGTGGATCTGGGACCAGATTGCCGAGCATGCCTGGAGCACCGGTGAACCCGGCCTGATCTTCGTGGACCGCATCAACGAATTCAGCGCCCTGAAAGACCTCGGGGACCGCTACCAGATCAAGAGCACCAACCCCTGCGGAGAGATCCCCCTGACCGTGGGTGAACCCTGCGACCTCGGGGCCATCAACCTTGCAGCCTACGTGAAAAACAGCAGCTTTGACTTCGCTGAATTCCGTCAGGATGTGCGCAAGTGCGTGCGTTTCCTGGATGATGTGCTTGACGTGAACGTATTCGCCCTGGAAGACAACCGCGTTGCAAGCCAGACCCTGCGCCGCCTCGGTCTGGGTGTGATGGGCCTGGCAGATGCCCTGATCAAGATGGGCCTGCGCTACGACAACGAAGCCGGACGCGAAGCCATTTACGAGATCATGAGCGTCCTGCGCGAAGAATCCATTGCTGAAAGCGAGCGCCTTGGGGCAGATCGCGGCTACTATGCCATCAGCCAGGACCCCCAGCACAAAGGCAAGATTCCCCACGCTCCCCGTCGCAATGTGGCCGTGCTGACCGTGGCCCCCACCGGAACCACCAGCATGCTGATGGGCGTGTCCAGCGGCATCGAGCCTGTGTTCTCTCCCTTCATCTGGAGAAAGATCGGCAGCGAGTACAAGGCCCTGCTGCACCCCCTCTTTGTGGAACTGCTGGAAACCTACCCCGCTGCACCCGCCTTCGAGAAGAACGGCAAATGGGACTGGGACCGCATCACCGACGCTGTGAGCAACAACCACGGCAGCCTGCAGGGTCTGGACTTCATTCCTGAAGCCCTCCGTCAGGTCTTCGTGTGTGCCCACGACATCAAACCTGTGGAGCACGTTCGCATGCAGGGCACCGTTCAGCGGGCCTTTGATGCAGAGGGTTACGCTGGAAACTCCCTGAGCAAGACCATCAACCTGCCCAACGAAGCCACCGTGCAGGATGTGCAGGATGCCTACAATGAGGCCTTTGTGACGGGTTGCAAAGGGATCACCGTGTATCGCGATGGGTCCCGCCAGTTCCAGGTGCTGAGCACAAGTAAAACGACCAAGAAGAAGGAAACTGAGAGCACTGAAACGCCAGTGGCAGCTGCCGAGGGCCGAGAGCCGAGAGCCGAGGGCGAAAAGACCCAGGCTCCAGCAGCCCCTGTCTTCGTTCCTGGCAAGCCTGTGTTTGACCGCCCCAGCCGTCTGGAAGGCATCACCGACATGGTGAAACTGACCGATCCCTCCACCGGGCACCGCCGCAGTTTCCTGGTGACCATCAACCACACCCAGGGGAAACCTGTGGAAGTGATTGTGACCTCTGGACGGGCCGGAGATGAAGCCAACGCCGACAGTGAAGCCCTCGGGCGTGTGGTGTCCATTGCCCTGCAATACGGGGTGCCTGCCGGTGCACTGGTGAAGACCCTGAGGGGCATCAACGGTGGGCTGTATGGCAGTTACAACGGCAGGCTGGTCGGGTCCAAGGCCGATCTGGTGGCCGTGGCCCTGGAGACCTTCAACAAGCCCACCCAGAAGATTGAGGTGGCACAGATCCAGGGCGCAAGCACCGATGCTGACGTGTCAACAGGAGAAACCCTTATTGCTCACTCGGGGGACGCGGTTCAGACTGGAACCAGTGTTTGCCCGGTGTGTGACAGCAAAGCTCTGGTCCGTGAGGAAGGGTGCGTTAAGTGCCAGGCCTGCGGATATTCTAAGTGCGGGTGA
- the kynU gene encoding kynureninase: protein MLRQDFIYPTGIYLDGNSLGLASHASLKAIERRLQEWQQQAVNGWESWFGLAETLSPTLANLMGALPEEVIATGSITMNLHALLATFYKPTGQRRHLMATSLDFPSDLYALQSWAEREGAELRLIPSRDGYTLEEEDIRAAFQDDVALVLLPTVLYASGQLLDIGQYASLAREKGIVLGVDAAHSAGSVPHQLHDWGVDFAVWCSYKYLNAGPGAPGGLFVHQKHFAKLPGLRGWWGHQKSSTFEMHQHFTPEHGAGAYQISTPSILALAGLEGALEAFQKVGMQDIRARSLELTEHFMALLDQHTPELKVVTPRKAEHRGGHVSVQHPDARLLSLALRSRGIVPDFRTPDLLRMAPVAFYNTEEELEKTVLVLRELLDSGSYQQFRQQETRVV from the coding sequence ATGCTTAGACAGGACTTCATTTACCCCACCGGAATCTATCTGGACGGCAATTCTCTGGGCCTCGCCTCCCATGCCAGCCTGAAGGCCATTGAGCGCCGTTTGCAGGAGTGGCAACAGCAGGCGGTGAACGGCTGGGAATCCTGGTTTGGTCTGGCCGAAACCCTCAGTCCCACCCTGGCGAACCTGATGGGGGCTTTGCCAGAAGAGGTGATTGCCACGGGCAGCATCACCATGAATTTGCATGCTTTGCTGGCCACTTTTTACAAACCCACAGGGCAGCGCAGGCATCTGATGGCCACCAGCCTGGATTTTCCCAGTGACCTTTACGCCTTGCAATCCTGGGCAGAGCGGGAAGGGGCAGAACTGCGCCTGATTCCCTCCAGGGATGGCTACACCCTGGAAGAGGAAGACATCAGAGCTGCTTTTCAGGACGATGTGGCGCTGGTGCTGCTCCCCACGGTGCTGTACGCCAGTGGTCAGTTGCTGGACATCGGGCAGTACGCCAGCCTTGCCCGGGAGAAAGGCATTGTGCTGGGGGTGGATGCTGCGCACTCTGCAGGATCTGTGCCCCACCAGTTGCACGACTGGGGTGTGGATTTTGCGGTGTGGTGCAGCTACAAGTACCTGAATGCAGGTCCGGGGGCTCCTGGCGGTCTTTTTGTGCACCAGAAGCACTTTGCAAAGCTGCCCGGACTGCGGGGGTGGTGGGGACACCAGAAATCCAGCACCTTCGAGATGCACCAGCATTTTACCCCGGAGCATGGAGCAGGGGCGTACCAGATCAGCACCCCCAGCATTCTGGCGCTGGCTGGCCTGGAAGGGGCACTTGAGGCGTTCCAGAAAGTGGGCATGCAGGACATCCGGGCACGTTCGCTGGAGCTCACCGAACATTTCATGGCCCTGCTGGACCAGCACACCCCCGAATTGAAAGTGGTGACCCCCAGAAAAGCAGAGCACCGGGGGGGGCATGTCAGCGTGCAGCACCCTGATGCCAGGCTGCTCAGTCTGGCGCTCAGAAGCAGGGGAATTGTGCCGGATTTCAGGACCCCGGATTTGTTGCGCATGGCTCCGGTGGCTTTTTACAACACCGAGGAGGAGCTGGAAAAGACCGTACTGGTGCTGAGGGAACTGCTGGACAGTGGCTCTTACCAGCAGTTCAGGCAGCAGGAAACCCGGGTGGTGTGA
- a CDS encoding S8 family peptidase, with translation MSHTSVLKRLTLFTTLLLTLASCSQTPAPVAAPETHTEIQSPDISKLGAADVFDVTLADKSTYQTNGVTWWNQGVVWWNQGLGWWISAVKWWIGGIGWWIEGVFQPAPENSNAFKMIKLDKAQALAPNLGLNVNVALIDTGVDFNHPMLQGGVKSAWDYLDWDNNASEEGSDSDVAYGHGTAVAGLIRQIAPRANIQVYRVINEDGSGRSRDVAKAIYDATNNGAQVINLSVGTDQLTSSVYTAMLYAASKKVLMVASGGNDGASKPLAPALQFGSDPLLDLSGLSVGSVNQDGSSVSWNNQGNEILAPGVNMFSAYPGGRVVLATGSSFSAPVVTGALALALGEKANSWKLTTLMESTSTNRLLNMEAFLKQALR, from the coding sequence ATGTCACACACTTCTGTTCTGAAACGCCTGACCCTTTTCACCACCTTGCTGCTGACCCTGGCCTCTTGCAGTCAGACCCCTGCTCCTGTGGCTGCCCCTGAAACCCACACTGAAATTCAGAGCCCTGACATCAGCAAACTCGGGGCTGCCGACGTGTTTGATGTCACCCTGGCCGACAAAAGCACCTATCAAACCAATGGAGTGACCTGGTGGAACCAGGGCGTGGTCTGGTGGAACCAGGGTCTGGGCTGGTGGATCAGTGCCGTCAAATGGTGGATTGGAGGCATCGGCTGGTGGATCGAAGGGGTTTTCCAGCCTGCTCCTGAGAATTCCAATGCTTTCAAAATGATCAAACTGGACAAAGCCCAGGCGCTGGCCCCCAATCTGGGTCTGAATGTGAATGTGGCCCTGATTGACACAGGTGTGGACTTCAACCACCCCATGCTGCAAGGTGGAGTGAAATCTGCCTGGGATTACCTGGACTGGGACAACAACGCCAGTGAAGAAGGCTCTGACAGTGATGTTGCCTACGGCCACGGCACTGCAGTGGCAGGTCTGATCCGGCAAATTGCCCCCAGAGCCAACATCCAGGTGTACCGCGTGATCAATGAAGACGGCTCGGGCCGCTCCAGAGATGTGGCCAAAGCCATCTATGATGCCACCAACAACGGGGCGCAGGTCATCAACCTGAGTGTTGGCACCGATCAGCTCACCTCCAGTGTGTACACCGCCATGCTCTACGCTGCCAGCAAGAAAGTACTGATGGTGGCCTCTGGAGGCAACGATGGCGCCAGCAAACCCCTGGCTCCAGCCCTGCAATTTGGCAGCGATCCGCTGCTGGACCTCTCCGGCCTCAGCGTGGGCAGTGTGAACCAGGATGGCAGCAGTGTCAGCTGGAACAACCAGGGCAATGAAATCCTGGCCCCCGGTGTCAACATGTTCAGCGCCTATCCTGGAGGGCGTGTGGTGCTTGCCACGGGCAGCAGCTTCAGTGCTCCGGTGGTCACAGGTGCCCTGGCCCTGGCCCTCGGCGAAAAAGCCAACAGCTGGAAACTCACCACCCTGATGGAATCCACCAGCACCAATCGCCTGCTGAACATGGAAGCTTTCCTGAAGCAGGCCCTCAGGTAA
- a CDS encoding penicillin acylase family protein, producing the protein MRLLRGIGWIFLLLLILVAAAIGYLYYQTYTPKTGDLKLQGLSGEVRISWDSYGVPHIKARNSDLDAIFALGYVHAQDRIWQMDFQRRVAAGRLSEVIGESVLPQDKFLRTWGFYKATQEAYPALSERSKQIVLAYTGGVNAYLATRKLPLEFTLLGYKPEPWTAIDTLSWAKMMAFDLGGNWDDEILAAQVRAKLGEEGLKQFFAPIPDSDPTILSADELKKEQIYKEPVATDAPVALTPRTLNTLTALLDVQKSLGMEKVPDKGSNNWVVSGTRTASGKPLLADDPHLSLSAPALWYMAEIQGPTLHAIGGTIPGLPAVVIGRNDRISWAVTNTAPDVQDLFVEPAGTPLTERTETIKVKGQPDVTLKVRESKHGPIISDINEDAKSLGQVVSLKWTALQPADTTMDAFIGLNYAQNWQDFTGALKLYVTPTQNFLYADVDGNIGYYAPGKIPLRDGWDGSEPVSGDKDWTGYIPFEQLPHVYNPEKGYIATANERPVPDGYLYPLGSDEMFATRYRKARIEQLLQETPRHTVESFKQIQNDTYSLVFQDLKPLLLQTQTRSEAAKQALETLKNWDGFQTQDSTASTIFAAWYKQLSYMVTDELPFVTERRHPYFILGQLQNEGMYCKGPQSQNCAEYLSVSLENALKDISERLGDNQNNWQWGKLHKALSAHVFKDNKQVGWIFNRETSTPGGLYTVNVGSYNQKTYLQDHGASYRQIVDLSNMDNSLFVFSLGQSGNVFSAHYADLSPLWRSGEYLPMKSFEGGQGLTLQP; encoded by the coding sequence ATGCGTCTACTTCGCGGCATTGGCTGGATTTTTCTGCTGCTGCTCATCCTGGTGGCAGCCGCCATCGGGTACCTGTATTACCAGACCTACACGCCCAAAACCGGGGACCTGAAACTGCAGGGCCTCAGTGGGGAAGTCAGAATCAGCTGGGACAGTTACGGTGTCCCACACATCAAAGCCAGAAACAGCGATCTGGATGCCATTTTTGCACTGGGTTACGTGCATGCCCAGGACCGCATCTGGCAGATGGATTTCCAGCGTCGGGTGGCAGCAGGTCGCCTCTCTGAAGTGATTGGAGAGAGCGTGCTGCCCCAGGACAAATTTCTGCGCACCTGGGGTTTCTACAAAGCCACCCAGGAAGCGTACCCTGCCCTCTCTGAGCGCTCCAAGCAGATTGTGCTGGCCTACACCGGAGGAGTGAATGCCTACCTCGCCACCAGAAAGCTGCCCCTGGAATTCACGCTGCTGGGCTACAAACCCGAACCCTGGACCGCCATCGACACCTTAAGCTGGGCCAAAATGATGGCTTTCGATCTGGGGGGCAACTGGGACGATGAAATCCTGGCTGCTCAGGTGCGGGCCAAACTGGGCGAGGAGGGCCTGAAGCAGTTCTTTGCCCCCATCCCCGACTCAGACCCCACCATCCTGAGTGCAGATGAATTGAAAAAAGAGCAGATTTACAAGGAACCTGTGGCAACAGATGCCCCGGTTGCCCTCACCCCAAGAACCCTGAACACCCTGACAGCCCTGCTGGATGTGCAAAAAAGCCTGGGCATGGAGAAGGTGCCAGACAAGGGTTCCAACAACTGGGTGGTCTCTGGCACCCGTACTGCTTCTGGGAAACCCTTGCTGGCAGACGATCCCCACCTTTCCTTAAGTGCTCCGGCCCTCTGGTACATGGCTGAAATTCAGGGACCCACCCTGCATGCCATTGGAGGCACCATTCCTGGACTTCCTGCCGTGGTGATTGGACGCAACGACCGCATCAGCTGGGCCGTGACCAACACCGCACCAGATGTGCAGGACCTTTTTGTGGAACCTGCAGGCACCCCCCTCACCGAACGCACGGAGACCATCAAGGTCAAAGGCCAGCCCGATGTCACTTTGAAAGTGCGGGAAAGCAAACACGGCCCCATCATCAGCGACATCAATGAAGATGCAAAAAGCCTGGGTCAGGTGGTCAGCCTGAAATGGACTGCCCTGCAACCCGCAGACACCACAATGGATGCTTTCATCGGGCTGAATTACGCCCAGAACTGGCAGGACTTCACCGGGGCTTTGAAGCTGTACGTCACGCCCACCCAGAACTTCCTGTATGCCGATGTGGACGGCAACATCGGATACTACGCCCCCGGAAAAATTCCCCTCCGGGACGGCTGGGATGGCAGTGAACCCGTTTCTGGGGACAAAGACTGGACGGGCTACATCCCCTTCGAGCAGCTTCCCCACGTGTACAACCCCGAGAAGGGCTACATCGCCACAGCCAACGAGAGACCTGTTCCAGATGGCTACCTTTATCCTCTGGGCTCAGATGAGATGTTTGCCACCCGTTACCGCAAAGCCCGCATTGAGCAACTGCTGCAGGAAACCCCCAGACACACCGTGGAGTCCTTCAAGCAGATCCAGAACGACACCTACAGCCTGGTGTTTCAGGACCTCAAGCCTCTCCTGCTGCAAACCCAGACCCGCAGTGAAGCTGCAAAACAAGCCCTGGAGACCCTCAAGAACTGGGATGGTTTCCAGACCCAGGACAGCACCGCCTCCACCATCTTTGCTGCATGGTACAAGCAGCTCTCCTACATGGTCACAGACGAACTGCCTTTCGTGACCGAACGCAGGCACCCTTACTTCATTCTGGGCCAGCTGCAAAACGAGGGCATGTACTGCAAAGGCCCCCAGAGCCAGAACTGCGCCGAATACCTCAGTGTCAGTCTGGAAAACGCCCTGAAGGACATCTCAGAACGCCTGGGAGACAACCAGAACAACTGGCAGTGGGGCAAACTGCACAAGGCCCTCAGTGCCCACGTGTTTAAGGACAACAAACAGGTGGGCTGGATCTTCAACCGGGAAACCTCCACCCCTGGTGGGCTTTATACCGTCAATGTGGGCAGCTACAACCAGAAGACCTACCTGCAGGACCACGGGGCCAGTTACCGCCAGATTGTGGACCTCTCCAACATGGACAACAGCCTCTTTGTGTTCTCGCTGGGCCAGAGCGGCAACGTCTTCAGTGCCCATTACGCCGACCTCTCACCGTTGTGGCGCAGCGGGGAATACCTGCCCATGAAGTCTTTTGAGGGCGGGCAGGGGCTGACCCTGCAGCCGTAA